Proteins co-encoded in one Nicotiana sylvestris chromosome 7, ASM39365v2, whole genome shotgun sequence genomic window:
- the LOC104232864 gene encoding uncharacterized protein → MEIFVEAYGVKVWRVIKKGNYPLPAATPSLADPEDIYSYTKEQMEVVRVNNKARNLLHNAINGKEYEKISSCDTTKEMWDKLEVTYEGTSKVKEIHINMLVHDYELFSMKEGESIEDMFARFSKIISDLKAFGKPYTSGDQTHLKKTSQEEKRKIVTFKASTEIAENEYDGDPETLREEIAMLSRNMDGLMRRFRNTKKGRIPLRRSRQYNEQDKNDGKCYECGRFGHIQVECPELKRKISRGFNKNKSFESWSDEDS, encoded by the exons ATGGAAATCTTTGTCGAGGCTTATGGCGTTAAAGTTTGGAgagtcatcaaaaaggggaactaTCCCTTGCCAGCTGCTACTCCATCACTTGCTGATCCTGAAGATATATATTCATATACAAAAGAGCAAATGGAAGTGGTACGGGTTAACAATAAAGCGAGAAATCTACTTCATAATGCTATAAATGGTAAAGAATATGAGAAAATCTCTAGTTGTGACACAACCAAAGAAATGTGGGACAAGCTTGAGGTTACATACGAAGGAACcagcaaagtaaaagaaatacatATCAACATGTTGGTTCATGATTATGAACTCTTCTCAATGAAAGAGGGAGAATCTATTGAAGATATGTTTGCTAGGTTCAGCAAAATAATAAGCGATCTAAAGGCATTTGGCAAGCCATATACTAGTGGTGATCAA ACGCATCTCAAGAAGACtagtcaagaagaaaaaagaaaaatagtcaCATTCAAGGCTTCAACTGAAATAGCTGAAAACGAATATGATGGTGATCCTGAAACTCTACGAGAAGAGATTGCTATGCTATCGAGAAACATGGATGGCTTAATGAGAAGATTTAGaaatacaaagaaaggaagaattcCACTAAGACGATCCAGGCAATACAACGAACAAGACAAGAATGATGGAAAATGTTATGAGTGTGGAAGATTTGGACACATTCAAGTTGAATGCCcagaactaaaaagaaaaatttctagAGGCTTTAACAAGAACAAATCTTTTGAAAGCTGGAGTGATGAGGACAGTTAA